Genomic segment of Oncorhynchus gorbuscha isolate QuinsamMale2020 ecotype Even-year unplaced genomic scaffold, OgorEven_v1.0 Un_scaffold_22:::fragment_2:::debris, whole genome shotgun sequence:
ataggtgcgctctcgacaaggacgggagggggggggagggaagacgaacgggggtgcgaagaaagggcttaacacaggagacatggaagacaggatggacgcgacgaagatgtcgcggaagaagcagtcgcacagcgacaggattgacgacctgggagacatggaacggaccaatgaaccgcggagtcaacttacgagaagctgtcgtaagaggaaggttgcgagtggaaagccacactctctggccgcaacaatacctaggactcttaatcctgcgtttattggcggctctcacagtctgtgccctgtagcggcaaagtgcagacctcaccctcctccaggtgcgctcacaacgttggacaaacgcttgagcggagggaacgctggactcggcaagctgggaagagaatagaggaggctggtaacccagactactctgaaacggagataacccggtagcagacgaaggaagcgagttgtgagcgtattctgcccaggggagctgttctgcccaagacgcagggtttctgaaagaaaggctgcgtagtatgcgaccaatcgtctgattggccctctctgcttgaccgttagactggggatgaaacccggaagagagactgacggacgcaccaatcaaacgacagaactccctccaaaattgtgacgtgaattgcgggcctctgtctgaaacggcgtctaacgggaggccatgaattctgaacacattctcgataatgatttgtgccgtctccttagcggaaggaagtttagcgaggggaatgaaatgtgccgccttagagaacctatcgacaaccgtaagaatcacagtcttccccgcagacaaaggcagaccggtaatgaagtctagggcgatgtgagaccatggtcgagaaggaatggggagcggtctgagacgaccggcaggaggagagttacccgacttagtctgcgcgcagtccgaacaagcagccacgaaacggcgcgtgtcacgctcctgagtcggccaccaaaatcgctggcgaatagacgcaagagtgcctcgaacaccgggatgaccagctaacttggcagagtgagcccactgaagaacagccagacgagtggaaacaggaacgaaaaggaggttactaggacaagcgcgcggcgacgcagtgtgcgtgagtgcttgcttaacctgtctttcaattccccagactgtcaatccgacaacacgcccataaggaagaatcccctcgggatcagtagaagccacagaagaactaaacagacgggataaggcatcaggcttggtgttcttgctacccggacggtaagaaatcacaaactcgaaacgagcgaaaaacaacgcccaacgagcttgacgggcattaagtcgtttggcagaacggatgtactcaaggttcttatggtctgtccaaacgacaaaaggaacggtcgccccctccaaccactgtcgccattcgcctagggctaagcggatggcgagcagttcatggttacccacatcatagttgcgctcagatggcgacaggcgatgagaaaaataagcgcaaggatgaaccttatcgtcagactggaagcgctgggatagaatggctcccacgcctacctctgaagcgtcaacctcgacaatgaattgtctagtgacgtcaggagtaacgaggataggagcggacgtaaaacgttcttttagaagatcaaaagctccctgggcggaaccggaccacttaaaacacgtcttgacagaagtaagagctgtgagaggggcagcaacttgaccgaaattacgaatgaaacgccgatagaaattagcgaaacctaaaaagcgctgcaactcgacacgtgaccttggaacgggccaatcactgacagcttggaccttagcggaatccatctgaatgccttcagcggaaataacggaaccgagaaaagtaacggaggagacatgaaaagaacacttctcagcctttacgtagagacaattctctaaaaggcgctgtagaacacgtcgaacgtgctgaacatgaatctcgagtgacggtgaaaaaatcaggatatcgtcaagatagacaaaaacaaagatgttcagcatgtctctcagaacatcattaactaatgcctgaaaaacagctggcgcattggcgagaccaaacggcagaacccggtactaaaaatgccctaacggagtgttaaacgccgttttccactcgtccccctctctgatgcgcacgagatggtaagcgttacgaaggtccaacttagtaaagcacctggctccctgcagaatctcaaattactgatgacataaggggaagcggataacgattcttaaccgttatgtcattcagccctcgataatccacgcaggggcgcagagtaccgtccttcttcttaacaaaaaagaaccccgccccggccggagaggaagaaggcactatggtaccggcgtcaagagacacagataaataatcctcgagagccttacgttcgggagccgacagagagtatagtctaccccgaggaggagtggtccccggaaggagatcaatactacaatcatacgaccggtgaggaggaagggagttggctcgggaccgactgaaaaccgtgcgcagatcatgatattcctccggcactcctgtcaaatcgccaggttcctcctgagaagtggggacagaagaaatgggagggatggcagacattaagcacttcacatgacaagatacgttccaggataggatagaattacaagaccaattaatagaaggattatgacatactagccagggatgacccaaaacaacaggtgtgaaaggtgaacgaaaaatcaaaaaagaaatagtctcactgtggttaccagatactgtgagagttaaaggtagtgtctcaaatttgatactgggaagatgactaccatctaaggcaaacatgggcgtaggcttgtctaactgtctgaaaggaatgttatgtttccgaacccatgcttcgtccatgaaacaaccctcagccccagagtcaatcaaggcactgcatgtagcacccgaaccggtccagcgtagatggaccgacatagtagtacaagatctagatgaagagacctgagtagtagcgcgcaccagtagccctccgcttactgatgggctctggcctcttactggacatgaattaacaaaatgtccatcaaatccgcaatagaggcacaggcggttggtgatcctccgttccctctccttagtcgagatgcgaatccctcccagctgcatgggctcagtctcagagccagaggagggagatggttgcgatgcggagcagggaaacaccgttgatgcgagctctcttccacgagcctggtgacgaagatctacccgtcgttctatgcggatggcgagagcaatcaaagagtccacactggaaggaacctcccgagagagaatctcatctttgaccactgtgtggagtccctccagaaaacgagcgagcagcgccggctcgttccagtcactagaggcagcaagagtacgaaactctatagagtaatccgttatggatcgatcaccttggcatagggaagccaggaccctagaagcctccccaccaaaaactgaacggtcaaaaacccgaatcatctcctctttaaagttctggtaattgttagaacaatcagcccttgcctcccagatagctgtgccccactctcgggcccggccagtaaggagtgaaatgacgtaagcaacccgagctctctctctagagtatgtgttgggttggagagagaacacaatctcacactgggtgagaaaggagcggcactcagtgggctgcccggagtagcaaggtgggttattaaccctaggttctggaggctcggcaggccaggaagtaacaggtggcacgagacgaagactctggaactgtccagagaggtcggaaacctgagcggccaggttctccacggcatggcgagcagcagacaattcctgctcgtgtctgccgagcatggctccttggatctcgacggcagtgttacgagcgtctgtagtcgctgggtccattcctcggtcggatccttctgtcatgctggtgaatgaggacccaaaagcgacttggcgaaaacagagtatttaatccagaataaactttacaaaacaaaaagcataatactacacgtaaagacgagaacagactggagacttgatcgagaactgcaggttgcctcgggaatgcacttgaacctagcagactcagacacctgctcaccacgcagcatctgagggaaacacgacacgacagggcaaaacatagacacagcacggtgaattataaatgaggatccgacagggcaggtacgggaaacaaggagagaaatagggactctaatcagggaaaaggatcgggaacaggtgtgggaagactaaatgatgattaggggaataggaacagctgggagcaggaacggaacgatagagagaagagagagcgagagagtgagagagggagggggagagagagggctagaaagagggaaagaacctaataagaccagcagagggaaacgaatagaatgggaagcacagggacaagacatgataataaatgacaaaacatgacatctacTGGAATCCCATTCATTTTAGTCCTTAGCCAAGACTGTCCCCGCTTCTTACTGAATCAAACCATGTTGTAAACTGTGATGATTTGATCATTTATGGCTCTTACAAGAATGGATCAGTCACAGCTAATGAAGATGTTCTCATTTTTGTTTCCTTTCGTATAGATACAATGGAGAGCTGCCAACGACTGAATATCATAATTGGAGAAATGGAAGAGTAGTAGTGCGACTGCAACTCGGGGCAAATCACACCAAGATGGCGGCCCACCGGATCATCAGAGGGACCAACAGTAACCATGTTCTCCCTCGCTGCAAATCGGAGGGCACGCTCATTGACCTCAACGAAGGGCTCTCTGAGGCTAGCCTCACAGATGTGAAAGGTCAGGATTCAATACTGACTAATGTACCAGACAGTTATTCAGCATTTAAAGATATACTGATTTAAATGTAAATTGAGGATGAATTGAGAATGTTTATGTGAATTTTTGATcttctttttcttttcatccAGTGCCTTCTTCCAGTGCCTTACGGCTGGACAATTCAGCCTCCCTCGTAACTGCTCGTGAAGTCGTCGCCATCAAAGATTACTGCCCGTCTAGCTTCACCACGTTAAAGTTTTCCAAAGGTGACCGGCTTTATGTTATGGACACGTCGGGTGGAGAGTGGTGGTATgcccacaacaacacagagatggGCTACATCCCCTCAGCATACGTCCAGCCCATCAACTGTAGAAACTCGTCGCTCAGTGATAGTGGCATGATAGACAATCTAGGGGAGTGTACAGACGAAGTGGCTAAGGAGCTGGATCTCCTAGGGGAGTGGACAGGGGTGTCCGTTAAGACCACTCCTTATTCGCCTTATTTTAACAGcaaccccttctccctccatacctcctccaCCAACCCCTTCATCAACAGTGATCATCTACGTGGTTCTCTGGACCAGAACTGTAATGAGAGGGGAAGGTCCACGGACCTGCTAGTCTTTGACTCCCTGGAATCGTCAGTCTCCCCCTCGGTACCTAACTCTACCTCCAGCAACACCATGATCAATGGCTTCAGTAACTGCAACATCTTTGATATGACGCCATCCACCAGCCCCAACCAGGACCTACATGTTTTACAGACACTGCGAAGGGATAACCCATTCCTCAGGAGCAAGCGATCGTACAGTTTATCAGAGTTGTCCGTCCTACAGACGCAATCCAACCCCCCTTTGCCTTCTTCCGGGTTCTTCACTGGCCTCAAGGCTCCCTCGCCGGAGCAGTTTCAGAGCAGGGAGGATTTCAGGACTGCGTGGCTAAACCATCGGAAGCTGGCCAGATCTTGCCATGACCTGGAATCTCTGGGGCAGAGCCCTGGTTGGGGACAGACTCAGCCGGTGGAGACCAACATTGTCTGTAAACTAGACAGTCGTGGAGGGGCCGTTCAGCTCCCAGACACCCAGATTAGCGTCCATGTCCCTGAGGGACACGTGGGTCCTGAAGACACCCAGCAGATCTCCATGAAGGCCCTACTGGACCCTCCACTGGAGCTGAACAATGACCACTGCTCCACGGtcagcccagtggtggaaatcaAACTGTCCAACATGGATACCAAGTCCTTCATCACTCTGGAGATGACCGTGTCCGTGACGGTGAAGAAAGACAGCGGTCAGGTAGCCGAGGTGCTCTGCGTCCGGAGTGACTGCAAGGAGGGACCGTATATAATCATCCCACATGCCTACCTATACAAGGACACAGTACAAATCCAATTGGATAACTTGGAGCCGTGTATGTACGTGGTCGTAGTGGTGCAGGCCCAGCACGTCAACCTTAATACAACTGTATGGGACAATGTGTTGAAGAAAGTCACCCTGGGTGTCTATGGGCCCAAGCACATCCATCCTTCTTTCAAGACGGTCGTGGCCCTATTTGGGCATGACTGTGCCCCGAACACCCTACTGGTGAGTGAGGTGGGGAAGCAGGCCCACTCCGCCCCTCCAGTGGCGCTCACGCTGTGGGGGAAGCATCAGTTTTTTCTGGGACGGCCCCAGGACCTCCAGGTTGGTCTATACTCCAACATGTCTAACTATATGATCAAGGCTAATGAGCAATCCCGGATTATTCGGGGCTTCCAGGTCAAACTGGGGAAGGTTAGCCGACTCATTTACATGATCACATCCAACAACCCTGAAGACATCTCAGACTTCACCTTGCAGGTCCAGGTCAAAGATTGCCTGGACTGTATCCTGGCTCAGTTCTGCGTCCAAACACCGCAACCGCCTCCAAAGAGTGGAACGCGGAACTCCGGCCAAAGGAGGTTCCTGAAGAAGAAAGAGGTGGTGGGTAAGATTCTTCTGTCACCTCTGGCCATCACTGCCAAATATCCACAGTTTCAGGAGCGCTGCATCACCAACCTGAAGTTTGGCAAGTTGCTCAAAACTGTGATCAGGCAAAACAAGAGCACATACCTGTTGGAATACAAGAAGGGAGACGTGATCGCCTTGCTGAGTGAGGAGAAAATCAAACTACGAGGACAACTGTGGACCAAAGAGTGGTATATTGGATATTATCAGGGAAAGACCGGTCTTGTTCACGCGAAAAACGTTCTGGTTTTGGGGAAAGTCAAGCCTATTTATTTCTGTGGTCCGGACCTCACGACTACCGTGCTAGTGGAGGAGATTCTGAAGCCTTGCAAATTTCTCACATACATCTACGCCTCTGTGAGGACGGTACTCATGGAGAATATAGGGAACTGGAAGGCCTTTGCAGATGCGCTGGGATATGGGAACTTACCTTTGTCTTATTTCTGTCGGACTGAACCGGACAACGAGCCTGAGAAGGTTGCGTCGGTTCTGGAGAAGCTCAAGGAGGACTGCACTAACATGGACATCAAGGAGAGAAAGACCTTCCAGAAGGAACTCATGACagtacgtttgtgtgtgtgcgtgtgcgtgtgcgtgtgcgtgtgtacgtgtacgtgtgcgtgtgcgtgtgcgtgtgcgtgtgtgtgtgtgtgtgtgtgtgtgtttggaaacCCCTCATCATGCACATTGTACCTCTTAGGCTGTAGAAGCTATTCAAATGTATGGTTCAATACAGAAACCTTATCAAAAGCCAAACAAAATAGCAAATTCCACTTTCACCTGGAAATGTATAGTGCTTCTCTGTTTATTTCCTATTTTCCACCAGTAGCAGATGTTGACATGGTGTTCCCATTCTGTCAGAGGCAATGGGGCTGTGATGTACTGTGAGATGGGGGGCTGATATGTTACTGTACTCAGCTTATTCAGTCACATGTGGTAAGCAGCTGTCCTTATCGCCTCAGGGTGCCTTAAGAGTAGGCCTACTTGTTGGGAGAATACGTGTGGTGTGACTTGACAATGCACAAAAACACAGCTACGTCACCTCCTTCAGTGCAACTCCGAGACTGAGACACAAACACAGCAGGGTTGCTGTTGTGACAGAAAGTGTTGACTCAACatgcctcccactccctctcgaGAGAGTCTCCAGTCACCCTGGTCCTTTTAAAGTTTTAGACAGAGGTGCTTGGTAATGTAACTATACCCCACATTGCATCTATCTCAAACAGGCAACAGTTGCTTGAATTTGG
This window contains:
- the LOC124017474 gene encoding SH3 domain-binding protein 4-A-like: MAAHRIIRGTNSNHVLPRCKSEGTLIDLNEGLSEASLTDVKVPSSSALRLDNSASLVTAREVVAIKDYCPSSFTTLKFSKGDRLYVMDTSGGEWWYAHNNTEMGYIPSAYVQPINCRNSSLSDSGMIDNLGECTDEVAKELDLLGEWTGVSVKTTPYSPYFNSNPFSLHTSSTNPFINSDHLRGSLDQNCNERGRSTDLLVFDSLESSVSPSVPNSTSSNTMINGFSNCNIFDMTPSTSPNQDLHVLQTLRRDNPFLRSKRSYSLSELSVLQTQSNPPLPSSGFFTGLKAPSPEQFQSREDFRTAWLNHRKLARSCHDLESLGQSPGWGQTQPVETNIVCKLDSRGGAVQLPDTQISVHVPEGHVGPEDTQQISMKALLDPPLELNNDHCSTVSPVVEIKLSNMDTKSFITLEMTVSVTVKKDSGQVAEVLCVRSDCKEGPYIIIPHAYLYKDTVQIQLDNLEPCMYVVVVVQAQHVNLNTTVWDNVLKKVTLGVYGPKHIHPSFKTVVALFGHDCAPNTLLVSEVGKQAHSAPPVALTLWGKHQFFLGRPQDLQVGLYSNMSNYMIKANEQSRIIRGFQVKLGKVSRLIYMITSNNPEDISDFTLQVQVKDCLDCILAQFCVQTPQPPPKSGTRNSGQRRFLKKKEVVGKILLSPLAITAKYPQFQERCITNLKFGKLLKTVIRQNKSTYLLEYKKGDVIALLSEEKIKLRGQLWTKEWYIGYYQGKTGLVHAKNVLVLGKVKPIYFCGPDLTTTVLVEEILKPCKFLTYIYASVRTVLMENIGNWKAFADALGYGNLPLSYFCRTEPDNEPEKVASVLEKLKEDCTNMDIKERKTFQKELMTALLKMDCQGLVARLIMDFVLLTTAVEVAPRWRELAEKLARVNKQQMEQYEAPHRDKNGLVDNESMWKPAYDFLLTWAAQIGDSYRDVIQELHLGLDRMKNPITKRWKHLTGTLILVNSLDTLRSSAFSPVGQGDYAI